The Pyrenophora tritici-repentis strain M4 chromosome 3, whole genome shotgun sequence genome has a window encoding:
- a CDS encoding ring finger protein yields the protein MINGANPEIIQCLSGCPTRITYEDIRNLAPSDMFERYDNILTCRATNADPNFQRCLNPGCNSGQVHDSTHGPIFTCIQCRYRMCTNHDPPVPLHEGQSCAEYIFHNDKDQQNEAAQAEVAKMSVACPECGAMIHKYDGCDYMTC from the exons ATGATCAACGGCGCGAACCCAGAAATCATCCAGTGTCTATCCGGTTGCCCCACCCGTATCACCTACGAAGATATCCGCAACCTAGCCCCATCGGATATGTTTGAACG TTACGACAACATCCTTACGTGCCGCGCAACCAACGCCGACCCTAACTTTCAGCGGTGTCTCAATCCAGGTTGCAATTCTGGTCAAGTTCACGACAGCACCCATGGGCCCATCTTCACCTGCATCCAGTGCCGCTACCGCATGTGCACCAACCACGATCCACCCGTCCCTCTCCACGAAGGCCAGTCTTGCGCGGAGTACATATTTCACAACGATAAGGACCAGCAAAATGAGGCGGCTCAAGCAGAGGTCGCTAAGATGTCTGTCGCATGCCCGGAATGTGGAGCTATGATCCACAAGTATGATGGGTGTGATTACATGACTTGTTAA
- a CDS encoding DUF3984 domain containing protein — protein sequence MLAQNVLFALVATVAAVPLNINLGAYSPALVVGDGEISLGSTASASELMATLASGAAAGGGGARPAAAEAAAAAPPAKRANLRRAIEDILGKRANAPIAKREPVESKMDAVEEAMQWIKRDLAGFNAALGYAKEALKDQPKVEMGTENAGVGIIVNPGVNVPAGSAAAGGGEKKEKRDEVVEEEDAPKMTLVAITEV from the coding sequence ATGCTTGCCCAGAACGTCCTTTTTGCCCTCGTCGCCACTGTCGCTGCCGTCCCCCTTAACATCAACTTGGGTGCCTACTCTCCTGCCCTGGTAGTCGGTGATGGAGAGATCTCGCTGGGATCTACAGCATCAGCTTCAGAACTGATGGCTACTCTTGCTTCCGGAGCCGCAGCTGGTGGCGGTGGTGCTAGGCCCGCCGCTGCAGAGGCCGCTGCAGCAGCACCTCCCGCCAAACGCGCCAACCTTCGCCGCGCGATCGAGGACATTCTCGGAAAGCGCGCTAACGCTCCCATCGCCAAGCGTGAGCCAGTCGAGTCCAAGATGGACGCCGTCGAGGAGGCCATGCAGTGGATCAAGCGCGACCTCGCTGGCTTCAACGCAGCTCTCGGATACGCCAAGGAGGCCCTCAAGGACCAGCCCAAGGTCGAAATGGGCACTGAGAACGCCGGTGTCGGTATCATCGTCAACCCCGGTGTCAACGTCCCCGCTGGATCCGCCGCCGCCGGTGGAggtgagaagaaggagaagcgtgACGAGGTCGTCGAGGAGGAGGATGCGCCCAAGATGACCCTCGTAGCCATCACCGAAGTCTGA